A genome region from Camelina sativa cultivar DH55 chromosome 10, Cs, whole genome shotgun sequence includes the following:
- the LOC104717828 gene encoding uncharacterized protein LOC104717828 gives MEDSEKRKQMLKAMRMEAAAQNDDDSIGLEASVNTGHLSNPLAETSTHQQESFEKPRFDYYTDPMSAYSSFKRNKTPKQQYISSPHHHQTSSPVPPQFPSSVPGSLGSEYQAHTNHGGFQAAHYDGNSLHTGPRGMAHLSPSHRGSPAAWNYNYRPPPVNHLGPPQWVPRPLPFSPEYPDMGNNRFGGRGSYNNTAPQYSHYGRQNSNWAGNTYPNSGRGRSRGRGMNTSFGRDGGRRPVELGAERFYSNSMAEDPWKYLKPVLWKSCSGSSSSNSTSQAWLPNSIAPKKSVTSEASHKASNNQQSLAEYLAASLDEATCDESSN, from the exons ATGGAAGATTCAGAGAAACgaaaacaaatgttaaaagCAATGCGAATGGAAGCTGCTGCTCAGAACGATGATGATTCTATAGGTCTTGAAGCCTCTGTGAACACAGGTCACTTATCTAATCCCTTGGCTGAGACATCTACTCACCAGCAGGAGTCTTTTGAAAAGCCAAGGTTCGATTATTACACAGACCCCATGTCTGCTTATTCTAGTTTCAAGAGAAACAAGACCCCTAAGCAACAATACATCTCCTCTCCTCATCATCACCAAACCAGCTCCCCAGTGCCGCCGCAGTTTCCATCGTCTGTTccag GATCCTTGGGCAGTGAGTATCAGGCACATACCAATCATGGCGGTTTTCAAGCAGCTCATTATGATGGTAATAGTCTGCATACCGGACCAAGAGGGATGGCGCATCTTTCACCCTCACACAGAGGTTCACCCGCCGCTTGGAATTATAACTATAGGCCTCCACCAGTTAACCATTTAGGTCCACCTCAATGGGTACCTCGTCCTTTACCATTCTCTCCAGAATATCCTGACATGGGGAATAATAGATTTGGTGGTCGAGGCAGCTACAACAATACTGCTCCACAATATTCCCATTACGGACGGCAGAACTCTAACTGGGCTGGAAACACATATCCTAACTCAGGAAGAGGTAGAAGCCGAGGACGCGGTATGAACACAAGCTTTGGgagagatggaggaagaagacCCGTGGAACTAGGGGCAGAACGATTTTACTCCAACTCTATGGCTGAAGATCCTTGGAAGTATCTTAAGCCAGTCTTATGGAAGAGTTGCTCAGGTTCTTCTAGCAGCAACTCAACAAGTCAAGCCTGGCTTCCCAATTCCATTGCACCAAAAAAATCTGTGACCTCAGAAGCTTCCCACAAGGCTAGCAATAATCAACAGAGTCTTGCTGAGTACCTCGCTGCTTCTCTAGATGAGGCTACATGCGATGAGTCAAGCAATTGA
- the LOC104717829 gene encoding geranylgeranyl transferase type-2 subunit alpha 1-like encodes MHGRPRKASKPEDEAASAAKAVKLRSLQSQFMTYHHEKIYTKEAIELSTKLLEINPEAYTAWNYRKLAVEDSLSRIGPDPNLVKPILDEELRVVENALKQNFKSYGAWHHRKWVLSKGHSSTGNELKLLDKFQKLDSRNFHAWNYRRFVVELTNRSEQDELQYTDDMINNNFSNYSAWHNRSVLLSSLLANRADGFMPEKRIPDEFEIVHQAIFTDPDDQSGWFYHLWLLDQTVNVESPLLTSSWPSHGSSVILSGAGCLNGPPSNVTTFCSETGSFPLILYFDQAVGGVSPLTVTIDSELKGNENLVWEPISNKSSQVSCVWVARLKYFSSQPCGSKDHKVKVRLGNSPGIVSSRGYNFSAPYEFVFTVHVQDTAEDSHSQESIVSWTDGFELWDAQSKDLNSLFTLDQLNNGIDLKWRQAAIDSEIECFRLLADSKIGKLTLARLLMASEAMTLDAAVKGVYYEEILQLYNDLMALDSSHHQYYKNEHSVAFLHKVTSSSESLSRHLFRYRDMNNLVCLRLNKLSLSRIASVEKLLFVQMLDLSHNELHSTEGLEAMQLLSCLNLSHNRIRSFSALDSLRHVKQLKVLDVSHNHIGKHSVDTTRYLCSSPLSNSDWSQDGVRGQNPGLVTKYWDAYFVLRDLNLKQLDIAGNEIADDEFSSFVLQVVPKLVWLNGQKPGN; translated from the exons ATGCACGGCCGTCCAAGGAAAGCTTCTAAGCCAGAAGACGAAGCAGCTTCCGCTGCTAAAGCGGTTAAGCTTCGGTCTCTTCAGTCTCAGTTTATGACTTATCATCACGAAAAAAT TTATACCAAGGAAGCTATTGAGTTGAGCACGAAGCTTTTAGAGATCAATCCTGAGGCGTACACGGCATGGAACTATCGCAAGCTTGCCGTGGAGGATAGCCTTTCCAGAATCGGGCCTGATCCAAACTTGGTCAAGCCCATTCTTGATGAAGAACTCAGAGTG GTAGAGAATGCTTTGAAGCAGAATTTCAAGTCCTATGGTGCTTGGCATCATCGGAAGTGGGTTTTGAGTAAAGGGCATTCCTCCACAGGGAATGAATTGAAACTTTTGGATAAATTCCAGAAGCTGGATTCCAGAAATTTTCATGCTTGGAATTATCGCAG GTTTGTTGTAGAGCTAACCAACAGGTCAGAACAGGATGAGTTGCAGTATACAGATGATATGATCAATAACAATTTCAGCAACTATTCTGCGTGGCATAATCGTAG TGTACTTCTTTCAAGTTTGCTAGCAAACAGGGCTGATGGATTTATGCCAGAGAAAAGGATTCCTGATGAATTTGAAATTGTACATCAAGCTATTTTTACGGACCCAGATGACCAAAGTGGTTGGTTTTACCATCTGTGGCTACTTGATCAAACTGTTAATGTGGAGTCTCCTCTTCTGACTTCCTCTTGGCCTTCGCATGGTTCCAGTGTCATTCTATCTGGAGCTGGGTGCTTGAATGGCCCTCCTTCTAACGTCACTACTTTTTGTTCTGAGACGGGTTCTTTTCCACTGATTCTCTACTTTGACCAAGCTGTTGGTGGAGTTAGCCCGTTGACTGTTACAATTGATTCTGAACTAAAAGGAAACGAGAACCTTGTTTGGGAACCAATTTCGAATAAAAGCTCTCAAGTATCTTGTGTATGGGTTGCTCGTCTGAAATATTTTAGTTCACAACCTTGTGGAAGCAAGGATCACAAAGTGAAAGTCAGGCTTGGGAACTCTCCAGGAATTGTTTCTTCTAGAGGATATAATTTCAGCGCTCCTTATGAGTTTGTCTTTACAGTGCATGTTCAAGATACCGCTGAAGATTCTCATTCTCAAGAGAGCATTGTTTCATGGACGGATGGTTTTGAACTTTGGGATGCGCAGTCAAAGGATTTGAACTCTCTTTTCACCTTGGATCAGTTAAACAATGGGATTGATTTAAAATGGCGTCAGGCAGCTATAGATTCTGAGATTGAATGTTTCCGTCTATTGGCTGACAG CAAAATTGGAAAGCTCACCCTTGCGAGGCTTTTGATGGCTTCGGAAGCTATGACGTTGGATGCTGCGGTTAAGGGTGTTTATTATGAAGAAATCCTCCAGCTGTATAATGATTTGATGGCACTAGATTCTTCGCATCACCAGTACTACAAGAATGAACACAGCGTAGCTTTTCTCCACAAG GTGACTTCAAGCAGTGAATCCTTGTCAAGACACCTTTTTAGATATAGGGATATGAACAATCTTGTATGTCTCCGGCTAAATAAGTTATCACTATCTCGGATAGCCTCTGTCGAGAAATTGCTGTTTGTCCAAATGTTAGACCTTAGTCACAATGAGCTACATTCAACTGAAG GATTGGAGGCAATGCAACTTCTCTCTTGCCTAAATCTGAGTCATAACAGAATCAGAAGTTTTTCAGCGCTGGACTCTCTAAGACATGTGAAGCAGCTGAAGGTGTTGGATGTTTCCCACAACCACATCGGCAAGCACTCAGTGGACACAACACGGTACCTTTGTTCTTCACCGCTCTCTAATTCAGACTGGAGTCAGGATGGTGTAAGAGGACAGAATCCAGGATTGGTCACCAAATACTGGGATGCGTATTTCGTGTTAAGAGATTTGAATCTGAAACAATTAGATATAGCAGGAAATGAAATTGCAGATGATGAATTCAGCTCTTTTGTCCTCCAGGTTGTGCCAAAGCTTGTATGGCTCAATGGCCAGAAACCTGGGAATTAG